From Anabaena sphaerica FACHB-251, one genomic window encodes:
- a CDS encoding clan AA aspartic protease yields the protein MIYGKIIDGRAIIPVVFRLPSQPDFNLNFVIDTGFNDHLTLPPQAVSAMNLPLYSSTEARLADGTQALLSIHLATIVWDGIERLVPVLAAGYKPLLGTSLMAGYHLEIDFQDNGLVSLEKL from the coding sequence ATGATTTATGGAAAAATTATTGATGGTAGGGCAATAATTCCAGTGGTTTTTCGTTTACCGTCGCAGCCAGATTTTAATTTAAATTTTGTCATTGATACTGGATTTAATGACCATCTGACTTTACCACCACAGGCAGTTAGTGCGATGAATCTTCCCTTATATTCTAGTACCGAAGCTAGGTTAGCCGACGGTACTCAAGCTTTATTATCTATACATTTGGCAACAATTGTATGGGACGGTATAGAGAGATTAGTTCCAGTTTTAGCTGCTGGCTATAAACCTTTACTGGGAACTTCTCTGATGGCAGGATATCATTTAGAAATTGATTTTCAAGATAATGGTTTAGTTTCATTAGAAAAACTCTAA
- the cas2 gene encoding CRISPR-associated endonuclease Cas2 — protein MTTHFYLIIYDLPDSKAANKRRTRLHKMLGGYGKWTQYSVFECFLTAVQFATLQTKMEKLIKPDEDSVRIYVLDAGSVKKTITYGSEIPRQEQAIII, from the coding sequence ATGACAACACATTTTTATCTGATTATTTACGACTTACCAGATAGCAAAGCTGCCAACAAACGCAGGACAAGATTACATAAAATGTTGGGTGGTTACGGGAAATGGACTCAATATAGTGTGTTTGAATGTTTTTTGACTGCGGTACAGTTTGCGACACTGCAAACTAAGATGGAAAAACTGATCAAGCCTGATGAGGACTCTGTGAGAATTTATGTACTAGATGCTGGGAGTGTGAAAAAGACTATTACTTATGGTTCGGAAATTCCTAGACAAGAGCAAGCTATAATCATATAA
- a CDS encoding iron-containing redox enzyme family protein: MKFTASLCEEIKNNWLTTLPKMLFWEAITKEKIDRYAYICYLLTTRSYTMRSALIQCSTISHFQFHHRNLVRPFLRHAYEEESHYILAENDLLKLGLNRETIEKFPVLPATEGYIGFIFNRIQNVSPYCYFGYLLQLEFMTINIGSTALEKIRKSLPNMELGEQFLEVHIKEDLEHVDDLTTLIEQTVRQEDKRMKEDIRYTALTANSLWILMMENAYQFSQTQEFRQLIRTT, from the coding sequence ATGAAATTTACTGCATCTTTGTGTGAAGAAATTAAGAATAACTGGTTAACAACCTTGCCTAAAATGCTATTTTGGGAGGCAATAACAAAAGAGAAAATTGATCGTTATGCCTATATTTGCTATCTGCTAACAACTCGAAGTTATACAATGCGAAGCGCATTAATTCAATGCAGCACTATTTCTCATTTTCAATTTCATCACCGAAATCTTGTGCGCCCTTTTTTAAGACATGCTTATGAAGAAGAATCTCATTATATACTTGCTGAAAATGATCTCCTAAAACTGGGATTAAATCGGGAAACCATTGAGAAGTTTCCTGTACTTCCTGCGACAGAGGGATATATTGGTTTCATATTTAACCGTATTCAAAATGTTAGTCCTTATTGTTACTTTGGATATCTATTACAACTAGAGTTTATGACAATTAATATTGGCTCAACTGCACTAGAAAAAATCAGAAAATCTCTCCCTAATATGGAGCTAGGAGAACAATTTCTAGAGGTGCATATTAAGGAAGATTTAGAGCATGTTGATGATTTAACCACTCTTATTGAGCAGACAGTTAGGCAGGAAGATAAACGAATGAAGGAAGATATTCGTTACACTGCTTTAACGGCGAATAGCCTATGGATACTAATGATGGAAAATGCTTATCAGTTTAGCCAAACACAAGAGTTTCGTCAGCTTATTAGAACAACCTGA
- a CDS encoding glycoside hydrolase family 19 protein: MSATNSALRNPCRNISKIIAGLECSIPTNDKVRDRVGFYERFAQMLGVSIGENVYCDRMAHY, translated from the coding sequence TTGAGCGCAACTAACTCAGCACTGCGAAATCCATGCCGGAACATCAGTAAAATCATTGCTGGTCTTGAATGTAGCATTCCTACTAATGATAAGGTTCGCGATCGGGTTGGTTTTTACGAGCGTTTTGCCCAAATGTTAGGTGTCAGTATTGGTGAAAACGTTTATTGCGATCGCATGGCACATTACTAG
- a CDS encoding DevR family CRISPR-associated autoregulator, which translates to MTKTQFPVYSISISGLLSLQLHALNNEGNEGNQSLTRRYYVIQNGMDEAEYVNGISGDMFKHIQSEHLQRIAVESGLTLSEGGKQLNPDRIGYDLDKNSQFFTDKDADLAAKTDKVIQLCTISDLEGFMVTVKGGQTLKRDSTIEFGAIVGRPNQVKTQSYFHAKYGVENPTPYNVQVSSGLYATVLNIEAFRIGYNPHNFGYSIDVSERKKRLDALLKSVLYTYLQPNGAKRNTNLPHPDSFEGIITVSSRRCPAPMLSALEDSYQSQIKSLAATLNNLNGVDTIRCFQFENMAEFADKIEILITQSLPWESENAEAIS; encoded by the coding sequence ATGACTAAGACACAATTTCCCGTTTATTCCATTTCTATTAGTGGTTTATTATCTCTACAACTTCATGCTTTAAATAACGAAGGTAACGAGGGTAATCAATCTTTAACTAGACGTTATTATGTAATTCAAAATGGCATGGATGAGGCTGAGTATGTAAATGGTATTTCTGGGGATATGTTCAAACATATTCAATCAGAACATTTACAACGCATAGCTGTAGAATCTGGATTAACTTTATCAGAAGGTGGTAAACAATTAAATCCTGATAGAATTGGTTATGATTTAGATAAAAATAGCCAATTTTTCACAGATAAAGATGCTGATTTAGCTGCCAAAACAGATAAAGTAATTCAACTTTGCACTATCAGCGATTTAGAGGGTTTTATGGTGACAGTCAAAGGTGGACAAACCCTCAAACGAGATTCTACCATTGAATTTGGAGCGATTGTTGGTAGACCAAATCAAGTAAAAACCCAGAGTTATTTTCATGCTAAATATGGTGTAGAAAATCCCACTCCCTATAATGTTCAAGTTAGTTCGGGTTTATATGCTACTGTTCTCAATATTGAGGCTTTTAGAATTGGGTATAATCCCCACAATTTTGGTTATAGCATTGATGTTTCTGAGCGCAAAAAACGCCTCGATGCTTTACTAAAAAGTGTGCTGTACACCTATTTACAACCCAATGGAGCAAAACGCAATACTAACTTACCCCATCCTGATAGTTTTGAGGGGATAATTACTGTTAGTTCTCGTCGTTGTCCCGCACCAATGTTAAGTGCATTGGAAGATAGTTATCAAAGTCAAATTAAGAGTTTAGCAGCTACTTTAAATAATCTCAACGGTGTTGATACAATTCGCTGTTTTCAGTTTGAAAATATGGCTGAATTTGCCGACAAAATTGAAATTTTGATCACCCAAAGTTTACCTTGGGAAAGTGAAAATGCCGAAGCAATCTCCTAA
- a CDS encoding tyrosine-type recombinase/integrase → MLHSRPAMILLMFRHGFRSAELVALKWSQIDLLESYIDIHRLKHGHDTVHPSLTKITFTKFSNTVPDILN, encoded by the coding sequence ATGCTACATTCAAGACCAGCAATGATTTTACTGATGTTCCGGCATGGATTTCGCAGTGCTGAGTTAGTTGCGCTCAAGTGGTCACAAATAGATTTGTTAGAGAGCTATATCGACATTCATCGTCTCAAACATGGGCATGATACCGTTCATCCGTCACTTACGAAAATTACCTTCACTAAATTCTCTAACACCGTGCCAGATATCTTGAATTAG
- the cas6 gene encoding CRISPR-associated endoribonuclease Cas6 yields the protein MPRAAASNRRKTPVKNTSLEWPENTELIGLVFDLEPATSASLYSQYTIALHAWFLDQVRQINPTLSAYLHDGESEKPFNISALEGQLVATGKQLQLQANNTYHWYVNVFSQPVVQFLKQWLTQLPSIINLRDAELQIKQINIVNPPTTYEQILASSTQKQNQINLSFISPTSFRRKGHHFPLPVPINLFHSYLRRWNDFSGNPVEQDAFLEWIDENVIIHKHSLESVKVAAGKRGSVTGFTGAISLGLTKNAFANIEFTQLFYALVQLAPYCGTGHKTTFGLGQTSLEWIEPTSNISTEITTNLLPERIEQLTEIFTAQRKRTGGDRTEKIATTWATILARREMGESLQIIAQDLEIPYSTAKTYVKLARRMLKDAPSNV from the coding sequence ATGCCAAGAGCAGCAGCATCTAACAGACGAAAAACTCCAGTAAAAAACACCTCTTTAGAATGGCCTGAAAATACCGAATTAATTGGTTTAGTATTCGACCTAGAACCAGCTACTTCCGCATCCTTATATTCTCAATATACCATCGCTCTCCACGCTTGGTTTTTAGATCAAGTACGCCAAATTAACCCAACACTTTCTGCATATTTACATGATGGTGAATCAGAAAAACCCTTTAATATTTCTGCTTTAGAAGGTCAATTAGTAGCCACAGGTAAACAACTACAACTACAAGCAAATAACACTTATCATTGGTATGTTAACGTGTTTTCCCAACCAGTAGTACAGTTTTTAAAACAATGGTTAACCCAACTACCATCAATCATAAATTTAAGAGATGCCGAATTACAAATCAAACAAATAAATATTGTTAACCCACCAACTACTTATGAGCAAATTTTAGCATCATCCACCCAAAAACAAAATCAAATTAATCTGAGTTTTATTTCACCTACCAGTTTTCGCCGCAAAGGACATCATTTCCCCCTTCCAGTTCCAATTAATCTTTTTCATAGTTACCTCAGACGTTGGAATGATTTTTCAGGAAACCCAGTAGAACAAGATGCTTTTTTAGAATGGATAGATGAAAATGTCATCATTCATAAACACAGTTTAGAATCTGTCAAAGTCGCCGCAGGTAAACGGGGTTCAGTCACAGGTTTTACAGGAGCAATTTCTCTGGGGTTAACAAAAAACGCCTTTGCTAATATCGAATTTACCCAATTATTTTATGCTTTAGTACAACTTGCTCCCTATTGTGGTACTGGACATAAAACCACCTTTGGACTAGGACAAACCAGCTTAGAATGGATAGAACCAACATCAAATATATCCACAGAAATTACAACTAATTTATTACCAGAACGCATAGAACAACTAACAGAAATATTCACAGCACAAAGAAAACGGACAGGAGGCGATCGCACGGAAAAAATAGCCACAACCTGGGCGACAATATTAGCAAGAAGGGAAATGGGGGAATCCTTACAAATAATAGCCCAAGATTTAGAAATACCATACTCTACAGCAAAAACCTATGTTAAATTAGCTCGTCGAATGCTGAAAGATGCCCCTTCAAATGTTTAA
- the cas4 gene encoding CRISPR-associated protein Cas4, with protein sequence MNEDYLPLAYLNAWEYCPRRFYLEYVLGEMEDNEHIILGRHIHRNINEDGTFQDGETLIYQQQWVWSERLKVSGVIDAVEECDGQLVPVEYKKGKMAQHLNDHFQLCAAALCLEERTGRNITYGEIFYHANRRRQTVAFTPQLRQMTEQAIALAHVASQNKMPAPIDHTKKCQSCSLQRICLPFEVKQLKSQES encoded by the coding sequence ATGAATGAAGATTATTTACCTTTAGCTTATCTCAATGCTTGGGAATATTGTCCCCGGCGTTTTTACCTGGAATATGTGTTAGGTGAAATGGAAGATAATGAACACATTATTTTAGGTCGTCATATCCACCGTAATATTAATGAAGATGGTACTTTTCAAGATGGTGAAACTTTAATTTATCAACAACAATGGGTGTGGTCTGAACGTTTAAAAGTTTCCGGTGTTATTGATGCTGTGGAAGAATGTGATGGTCAACTTGTGCCGGTGGAATACAAAAAAGGCAAGATGGCACAGCATTTAAACGACCATTTTCAATTATGTGCTGCCGCTTTATGTTTGGAAGAACGCACAGGTAGAAATATTACCTATGGTGAAATATTTTATCATGCTAATCGTCGTAGACAAACTGTGGCTTTTACTCCCCAATTACGACAAATGACTGAGCAAGCGATCGCATTGGCTCATGTTGCTAGTCAAAACAAAATGCCAGCACCTATTGATCATACCAAAAAATGCCAATCCTGTAGTTTACAACGGATATGTTTACCCTTTGAAGTCAAACAATTAAAATCTCAGGAATCCTAA
- the cas1d gene encoding type I-D CRISPR-associated endonuclease Cas1d, protein MTTLYVIQPDAILSKDYEAFQVALKQEDGTWKKCKVAAQTVNEIMLMGNPQVTGDAFAYALELGMPIHYLSSFGKYLGSALPKSSRNGQLRLAQYQVYYDPVKRLELVKTIVTAKIHNQYNVLYRHNEKDNPLKERKSLVKNQQTLDQVRGVEGLAAREYFACWQNMVGKQWIFNGRNRRPPTDPVNSLLSFAYALLQGQVMAAVNVAGLDPYIGYLHEVHHGQPAMVLDLMEEFRALIADNLVLSVLHKKEIQPQDFNESLGAYRLKDNAKKTFLQAFDKKMNDEFKHPVFDYRCTYRRGIELQARLLSRHLQEGVPYKPLSLR, encoded by the coding sequence ATGACCACTCTGTATGTAATTCAACCTGATGCTATTCTTAGCAAAGATTATGAAGCTTTCCAGGTGGCTTTAAAACAGGAAGATGGGACTTGGAAAAAATGTAAAGTCGCTGCTCAAACTGTGAATGAAATCATGTTGATGGGTAATCCCCAAGTGACTGGTGATGCTTTTGCCTATGCTTTAGAATTAGGAATGCCTATACATTATCTTTCTAGTTTTGGTAAATACTTGGGTTCGGCTTTACCTAAATCTTCTCGTAATGGTCAACTGCGGTTAGCACAATATCAAGTTTATTATGATCCTGTGAAAAGATTGGAATTAGTAAAAACCATTGTTACTGCAAAAATTCATAATCAATATAATGTATTGTACCGCCATAATGAAAAAGATAATCCCCTCAAAGAACGTAAAAGTTTAGTTAAAAATCAACAAACTTTAGATCAAGTTCGGGGTGTGGAAGGTTTAGCAGCTAGAGAATATTTTGCTTGTTGGCAGAATATGGTAGGCAAACAATGGATTTTTAATGGTAGAAATCGTCGCCCACCAACTGATCCTGTAAATTCATTATTGAGTTTTGCTTATGCTTTATTACAAGGTCAAGTAATGGCAGCAGTAAATGTGGCAGGTTTAGATCCTTATATCGGTTATTTACATGAAGTCCATCATGGTCAACCGGCGATGGTGTTGGATTTAATGGAAGAATTTAGAGCATTGATAGCTGATAATTTAGTGTTGTCAGTGTTGCACAAGAAAGAAATTCAACCCCAGGATTTTAATGAAAGTTTGGGTGCTTATCGTTTGAAGGATAATGCTAAGAAAACATTCTTGCAAGCCTTTGATAAAAAGATGAATGATGAATTTAAACATCCGGTGTTTGATTATCGTTGTACCTACAGACGCGGAATAGAATTACAAGCACGGTTATTGAGTCGTCATTTACAAGAAGGTGTACCCTACAAACCATTATCATTAAGATGA
- the cas6 gene encoding CRISPR system precrRNA processing endoribonuclease RAMP protein Cas6 has product MTFTTDTNNTLEHHKFAGISLILKQVLKQDANSTNSVALESWLSDIQPAPVWIPLQIHDGITKIMPVLPDSGLYSQLTASICQYICGGNVSQCLNWNNKSYQFTGVEVDSDALHVILVSISANEPLPPTLGRAIHAQCFQWFATANPALSEHLHQQNILPFTVGIQYTSRQRIQLKITLLKPELLAPLLWGLSQNIGSEITLAGIPCRLGQWLNVVESSSFEKLMKLPTQNTIELQFVSPTSFKQHQNIQPFPLPELVFNSLLRRWNHFAPLDLHFPEVKWQGLVSAFDLKTHALKMEAGAEIGSVGWVKYRFLDPEQARIATILSRFAVFSGVGRKTTMGMGQVRIKN; this is encoded by the coding sequence ATGACATTTACCACAGATACTAACAATACACTAGAACATCATAAATTTGCGGGCATTAGTTTAATTCTCAAACAAGTTCTCAAACAGGATGCAAATTCAACAAATTCTGTAGCTTTAGAATCTTGGTTATCAGATATTCAACCTGCACCTGTTTGGATTCCTTTACAGATTCATGATGGTATTACTAAAATTATGCCTGTGTTGCCAGATTCGGGGTTATATTCACAACTGACGGCATCAATTTGTCAGTATATATGTGGAGGTAATGTATCTCAATGTTTAAATTGGAATAATAAATCTTATCAATTTACAGGTGTTGAGGTTGATAGTGATGCACTTCATGTAATTCTCGTTTCTATTTCTGCCAATGAACCCCTACCACCAACATTAGGTAGGGCGATTCATGCCCAATGTTTTCAATGGTTTGCTACTGCTAATCCTGCATTATCTGAACATTTACATCAACAAAATATTTTACCATTTACTGTAGGTATACAATACACTTCACGGCAAAGAATACAGTTAAAAATTACTTTGTTAAAACCTGAACTTTTAGCACCTTTACTGTGGGGATTGAGTCAAAATATAGGTAGTGAAATAACTTTAGCAGGAATACCCTGTAGATTAGGTCAATGGCTAAATGTTGTAGAATCTAGCAGCTTTGAAAAACTGATGAAATTACCAACACAAAATACCATTGAATTGCAGTTTGTATCACCTACCAGTTTCAAACAACATCAAAATATTCAACCTTTCCCTTTACCGGAGTTAGTATTTAATAGTTTGTTGCGTCGTTGGAATCATTTTGCACCTTTAGATTTACACTTTCCTGAAGTTAAATGGCAAGGTTTGGTTTCTGCTTTTGACCTCAAAACCCATGCTTTAAAAATGGAAGCTGGTGCAGAAATTGGTTCTGTAGGTTGGGTAAAATACCGTTTTTTAGACCCCGAACAAGCCCGTATTGCTACTATTTTATCTCGCTTTGCTGTCTTTTCTGGTGTGGGTCGGAAAACAACTATGGGGATGGGACAGGTGAGAATTAAAAATTAA
- a CDS encoding alpha/beta hydrolase family protein gives MNFLSAKKQSSMAIVGALMITLGVEQSAAAATFNPAPQFDSAVSYSTMIPRSDGGIDSADIYYPVLSSTDPQQPLPIALFLQGALVDKSDYSTFANTVARYGFVVVVPNHIRTAVNPMGSITGLLAEQQQVNDVLSYIKNEKSTLSSPIANSLDPSTLVLLGHSFGGAVGIAAIQGNCVPILCTGTFNRPQELKGGAFYGTNFLIGRGSGGLLIDNDNIPIALVQGNRDGVATTLNAELTYDAIQDPSKAFISIPGANHYGITNEDNLIRDPIRPTLEQDVAIETIARWSALFLRGTVLNDKGAFDYVFNTGDALDQNVSVESVAKPIPEYTSVVSLLGLGLMGASSLLTHQQKLFKK, from the coding sequence ATGAATTTTCTCTCTGCAAAGAAACAGTCATCAATGGCTATAGTGGGAGCATTGATGATAACTCTAGGAGTAGAACAAAGTGCTGCTGCTGCTACATTTAACCCTGCTCCTCAGTTTGATAGTGCAGTCAGTTACTCTACTATGATTCCTAGAAGTGACGGTGGTATAGATTCGGCTGATATTTACTACCCAGTCTTGTCCAGTACAGATCCTCAACAACCACTGCCCATTGCTTTATTCTTACAAGGTGCGCTTGTTGATAAGTCAGACTACTCAACCTTTGCTAACACTGTAGCTCGTTATGGGTTTGTAGTAGTAGTTCCTAATCACATCAGAACAGCAGTTAACCCAATGGGTTCAATTACAGGGCTTCTCGCTGAACAACAGCAAGTTAATGATGTTCTCTCCTACATCAAAAATGAGAAGTCTACACTTTCATCACCTATTGCTAATTCATTAGATCCCAGTACCCTAGTTTTGCTAGGACACTCATTTGGAGGAGCAGTAGGGATAGCTGCAATCCAGGGAAACTGTGTTCCCATCTTATGTACTGGAACTTTTAATCGCCCCCAAGAATTGAAAGGGGGAGCATTTTATGGAACTAACTTCTTGATTGGCCGAGGCAGTGGAGGACTATTGATTGATAATGATAACATCCCTATAGCTTTAGTGCAGGGTAATCGAGATGGTGTGGCAACAACCTTAAATGCTGAACTCACTTATGATGCCATTCAAGATCCTTCCAAGGCTTTTATCAGTATTCCTGGTGCTAACCACTATGGCATTACCAATGAAGACAATCTTATCCGTGATCCTATCAGACCAACATTAGAGCAAGATGTGGCTATTGAAACCATTGCTCGTTGGAGTGCGCTGTTTCTGCGTGGAACTGTACTCAACGACAAAGGAGCATTTGATTATGTCTTCAATACAGGTGATGCTTTGGATCAAAATGTCAGTGTGGAGAGCGTTGCCAAGCCTATACCGGAATACACTTCTGTAGTTAGTTTGCTGGGATTAGGATTAATGGGTGCTAGTTCACTGCTAACACATCAGCAGAAATTATTCAAGAAATAG
- a CDS encoding tyrosine-type recombinase/integrase, with amino-acid sequence MLPPDESNSLAKVNPFAITAERDLLAELLVGKRNKNTRHEYAKDLNKFFLSVCGQQPTPALVGQFLQMDRYSAVTLVLRYKAELVDLGLKEATVNRRLAAIKALVNYAYKVGKCDWTLADIKSEKIQPYRDTSGITPEAFRKMLSIPDRETIKGKRDYALLRLLWANALRREEVSHCNIEDLDLELRTLSILGKGKGTQKENVDLHPKTCDALQDWLWTRKELDIKQPLFISLRPHYGHRLTGDGIRKIVVKIASVAGISKVVSPHKIRHSSVTAALDASGGDVRSVQKLSRHANLNTLMIYDDNRTKAQGKITALLEDLV; translated from the coding sequence ATGCTGCCGCCTGATGAGTCAAATTCACTCGCTAAGGTAAACCCCTTTGCCATTACCGCTGAACGCGATTTGTTGGCAGAATTGTTGGTGGGCAAGCGTAATAAAAATACCCGTCATGAATACGCTAAAGATTTAAATAAATTTTTCCTGTCTGTGTGCGGTCAACAACCAACTCCCGCTTTGGTGGGACAATTTCTGCAAATGGATAGGTACTCGGCTGTAACGCTGGTTTTGCGCTACAAGGCAGAGTTGGTTGATTTGGGTTTGAAGGAAGCTACTGTTAACCGCCGCTTGGCTGCAATTAAGGCGTTAGTTAACTATGCTTATAAGGTGGGTAAGTGTGATTGGACGTTAGCTGATATCAAGAGTGAGAAAATTCAACCTTACCGAGATACTTCGGGTATTACTCCTGAAGCTTTTAGAAAAATGCTGTCGATACCAGACCGGGAAACTATTAAAGGTAAACGGGATTATGCACTGCTGCGGTTATTGTGGGCTAATGCTCTGCGACGGGAGGAAGTTTCTCACTGTAATATTGAGGATTTGGATCTAGAATTACGGACTTTGAGTATTTTGGGTAAGGGTAAGGGAACTCAGAAGGAAAATGTTGATTTGCATCCTAAAACTTGCGATGCTTTGCAAGATTGGTTGTGGACAAGGAAGGAATTAGATATCAAGCAACCGTTGTTTATTTCTTTGCGACCTCACTACGGACATCGGCTGACGGGGGATGGTATTCGCAAAATTGTGGTGAAGATTGCTAGTGTGGCGGGGATTTCTAAAGTTGTCAGCCCCCATAAAATTAGACATTCATCGGTGACGGCGGCTTTGGATGCTAGTGGTGGAGATGTTAGGAGTGTGCAGAAGTTGAGCCGCCATGCCAATCTGAATACTTTAATGATTTATGATGATAACCGCACTAAAGCCCAGGGGAAAATTACTGCTTTGTTGGAAGATTTGGTGTAA
- a CDS encoding cupin-like domain-containing protein, with amino-acid sequence MKLEINRINANQLSYEDFVHQYLKPEQPLVITYSDIQKLKQLTPFYIRSRFEKETHRNIGWFDSELSPVIEDKFIFTPDIVQKTLARSDISLRPKPVRVWLQLGGHKTFQHYDGNSIHGFNLQILGKKHWVITSPNTPLPTVPFSFLGLVKRDFKVTPDNYDFYSFTTQPGDLLFLPRYWFHEVHCLSQTNININWVWTPSYPDISSKIGKREAELLKIRTILPILNYVSRGKYNDYGGAGKKIIKRYIRDISLFECLFRLMEEFYRIPHMLWLIQDIWHGVREFSEGNFRK; translated from the coding sequence ATGAAGTTAGAAATTAATCGTATTAATGCAAATCAGTTATCTTATGAAGATTTTGTCCATCAATACCTTAAACCTGAACAGCCATTAGTCATAACCTATTCTGATATTCAAAAATTAAAACAACTTACTCCTTTTTATATTCGCTCTAGGTTTGAAAAAGAAACCCATCGTAACATCGGTTGGTTTGACTCTGAACTTTCGCCTGTTATTGAAGATAAATTTATCTTTACCCCTGATATCGTTCAGAAAACGTTGGCAAGGTCAGATATTTCATTACGCCCTAAACCAGTACGAGTTTGGCTACAACTCGGTGGGCATAAGACATTTCAGCATTATGATGGAAATAGTATACATGGCTTTAATTTGCAAATTCTAGGGAAAAAGCATTGGGTCATCACCTCTCCTAATACTCCCTTACCAACGGTGCCATTTTCTTTTTTGGGCTTGGTAAAACGTGATTTCAAAGTCACTCCCGATAACTATGACTTTTACAGTTTTACTACTCAGCCGGGAGATTTATTGTTTTTACCTCGTTATTGGTTCCATGAAGTACACTGTTTATCTCAAACAAACATCAATATAAATTGGGTATGGACTCCTTCCTATCCTGATATAAGTTCAAAAATAGGAAAGCGAGAAGCTGAGCTACTTAAAATACGGACTATCTTGCCAATACTCAACTATGTATCGAGAGGAAAATACAATGATTATGGGGGCGCAGGAAAAAAAATTATTAAGCGTTATATACGTGATATTAGTTTATTTGAATGCCTATTCCGTTTGATGGAAGAATTTTATCGTATTCCTCATATGTTATGGCTAATTCAAGATATCTGGCACGGTGTTAGAGAATTTAGTGAAGGTAATTTTCGTAAGTGA
- a CDS encoding ribosome-inactivating family protein, with protein sequence MKLISKQLFQQKLALRLGAIIAISSTVIASPLTTLASPVSAREERTQPETSLDPSLFYLIAQNNPDPSQNKIIRVNLLDSAEQFTEAINLIRLNQTEEVAHPSLDGVTIRRPFNRPDTDYFIVAVPFEGSNIGFVVRRDNLYLQGYIRNFNPEQVSGTYYYLRGATVTSVSEASAINPRPLDRDENYNSLFDGDLTRGTFSISDLQQSFRNLVDNDPNRNLQSVATALGRFAVAIPEAVRFRLIEQAIADLFRNPGRSLNFNRTHDRVLRNWSRYSSQGLNAPDQPIYNTTFLGLLGVFLFFESE encoded by the coding sequence ATGAAACTAATTTCAAAACAGCTTTTCCAACAAAAATTAGCACTACGCTTAGGAGCAATTATTGCTATTTCTTCGACTGTAATTGCCTCACCTTTGACTACACTTGCTTCACCAGTTTCGGCTAGAGAAGAACGGACGCAACCAGAAACTTCTCTCGATCCATCGTTGTTTTACTTAATAGCTCAAAACAATCCAGACCCCAGTCAAAACAAGATAATTCGAGTAAACTTACTTGACAGTGCAGAACAATTTACAGAAGCGATCAATTTAATTCGATTGAATCAAACTGAGGAGGTTGCTCACCCTAGTTTAGATGGCGTAACAATACGCAGACCATTCAATCGGCCTGACACAGACTACTTTATCGTTGCAGTTCCATTTGAAGGTAGCAATATTGGATTCGTAGTTAGGCGTGATAATTTATATCTGCAAGGCTATATTCGTAATTTTAACCCTGAGCAGGTATCGGGAACTTATTATTACTTGAGGGGTGCTACTGTCACAAGTGTTAGTGAAGCTAGCGCAATCAATCCACGTCCATTAGACCGGGATGAGAATTATAATAGTTTGTTTGATGGAGACCTTACACGGGGTACTTTCAGTATATCTGACCTTCAACAAAGTTTCAGAAATCTAGTTGATAATGACCCGAATCGCAATCTTCAAAGCGTAGCAACTGCATTAGGACGCTTTGCTGTAGCCATACCTGAAGCTGTACGTTTTAGGCTTATTGAGCAGGCGATCGCTGATTTATTTCGGAACCCAGGGAGAAGTTTAAATTTTAACCGGACGCACGACCGAGTTCTCCGTAACTGGTCAAGATACTCAAGTCAGGGTTTAAATGCTCCCGACCAACCGATATATAATACTACCTTTTTGGGGCTTCTTGGTGTTTTCTTGTTTTTTGAAAGTGAGTAG